The Pseudomonas solani genome segment GGACCGATCCACGGACACGCGGGGCTTGGGAAGTTTTCTGCATGACAGCCCTCGTCGGTTGGAACTGGACGCTACCGCCCGCATCCGCGGGCGGTAGCGTGGTGGGTCAGCGCACCGGCGGTGCGTACTGCAGACCACCCTTGTTCCACAGGGCGTTGAGACCGCGCTCGATCTTCAGCTCGCTGCCGGCACCGACGTTGCGATCGAAGATTTCGGCGTAGTTGCCGACTTGCTTGATGATCTGCACCGCCCAGTCTTTCGGCAGCTTCAGATCCTTGCCGAAGTCGCCTTCAGCGCCCAGCAGGCGGGCCACGTCCGGGTTCTTGGTGGACTTGGCGGTTTCCACGACATTCTTCGAGTCGATGCCGAGTTCTTCAGCGTTCAGCTGGGCGAACAGGCTCCAGCGCACGATGTCGAACCACTCCTCGTCACCCTGGCGAACGGCTGGGCCGAGGGGTTCCTTGGAGATGACTTCCGGCAGCACCACGTACTCGTCCGGCGCGGCCAGCTTGATGCGCTGGGCGTACAGCTGCGACTGGTCGGAGGTCAGCACGTCGCAACGGCCGGATTCCAGCGACTTGGCGCTCTCGTCGGAGGTGTCATAGGTGATGGGGGTGTACTTCAGGCCGTTGGCGCGGAAGTAGTCGGCCAGGTTCAGCTCGGTGGTGGTACCGGCCTGGATGCAGACGGTGGCGCCATCGAGTTCCTTGGCGCTGGAAACGCCGAGTTTCTTGTTCACCAGGAAGCCCTGGCCGTCGTAGTAGGTCACGCCGGTGAAGTTCAGGCCCATCGCCGCGTCGCGGGAGCTGGTCCAGGTGGTGTTGCGGGAGAGGATGTCCACTTCGCCGGACTGCAGCGCGGTGAAGCGCTCCTTGGCGGTGAGCGGGCTGAACTTGACCTTGCTCGCATCACCGAACACAGCCGCTGCTACAGCGCGGCAGATGTCGACGTCGATACCTTTGTATTCGCCCTTGGAGTCGGCGTAGGAAAAGCCCGGGAGGCCGTCACTGATGCCGCACTGCACGTAGCCTTTCTTCTTGACCGCATCCAGGGTGGCGCCCGCCTGAGCGAAGCCGCTGACACCGAGAACAGCTGCCGCAGTCAGCACAGCCAGGGTGGATTTCACCATCTTCATCAAAACCTCCAGTTGCTTTTTTTTGTGTTGGAGTCTCGGTCCTACCGCCGTACCCTCGTGAGGCAGGTTCAACCGCGCGAGGCGTCGGTCAACCGGGGAATCGGACCTAAGGAAGAAGTCTAGTTGGCGCCGCTCCGCGCGCCAGCTGCCCTCTTCCTCGCCCATTGGTCGAATGGGCTGGAGACGGATTTTCGACCACCTTCACGAAGAAAACGTGCCAGCGATCGTTTGCAAGGTATCGATCTGCATCGACGCCCAACCCGTTGAGCGACCTGCGAAGTGTTACCGCCGCGCAAGCCGTCTGTAAGTCTGCTGCTGGTTAGCAAAGGCCGTACCAGCACAGCGCCTGTACGCCGCTTCCGACAGGTCAATAGGGAAAGTTTTATTGGTGCGACATATTTTTCACTGATAGACCCCATCATCGCCCCGCGCAAGCACCACTTTGGTGCGAGCGCCCCGAACTGGAGCCGCACATGAGTAATCCGTTGATTCTGGAGCCCACACAGACGGCCGATGCGTGCGTCATCTGGTTGCACGGATTGGGGGCGGACCGCTACGACTTCCTGCCGGTGGCCGAAGCG includes the following:
- a CDS encoding amino acid ABC transporter substrate-binding protein gives rise to the protein MKMVKSTLAVLTAAAVLGVSGFAQAGATLDAVKKKGYVQCGISDGLPGFSYADSKGEYKGIDVDICRAVAAAVFGDASKVKFSPLTAKERFTALQSGEVDILSRNTTWTSSRDAAMGLNFTGVTYYDGQGFLVNKKLGVSSAKELDGATVCIQAGTTTELNLADYFRANGLKYTPITYDTSDESAKSLESGRCDVLTSDQSQLYAQRIKLAAPDEYVVLPEVISKEPLGPAVRQGDEEWFDIVRWSLFAQLNAEELGIDSKNVVETAKSTKNPDVARLLGAEGDFGKDLKLPKDWAVQIIKQVGNYAEIFDRNVGAGSELKIERGLNALWNKGGLQYAPPVR